tcctcgctgcaactggccccggttcgagtcccgcactggACGGCCCTtagctgcatgtcttccccatctctctgccccctgcttcctgtctcgcTCCAACTGtatatccattaaaggcataaaaaacatttgaaaaataaataaaaattctaAGAGGTGTACCGATGTTCTTCTCAACACAAAATAGCGTTATAGCGAACACAAAACATCACTTTTCTGTTCTGGGAAAATATATACCCCAGCCATAAGGACAAAATGAATGGACTTgattttttcaaaacaaggtgAATATATTTGACTTGGGGTTTCACAAGACTAAATATGATTCCAGCTTTTTTTGCAAGGTTCAAAAGTAAgtgattttatttgtgttaaccTGTATGCTATGTAGGTTGAAACAATAGCCTTCTGATCCTGAATATCACATTATGAAAATGTCATTTGATCTATGCCTGATAGACAAGTCATAGCATCTGTGTGTTTCTCACCATTAGAGGACATTTTCTCATATTCAATAGCTACACTTGtttttaataaattaaatatttttctttctgcattataagataaaatacaataaaccaaTCCACCACTAACATATCTGTTATCAGACCTATCAAACTCATACATATATTGGCACCAAATTTATGCAGTTAACAGTACCTAATGCTGAGGTCAAAGAAATAAATTGTGCAGATGGGGAGCATTTCATGGCAGGCCTTGTGTTCCCTTTCCTGTGATACAGCATGTACCCCCTGCTTAACTCTTACTGtaaagctgtcacatgcactaaACTGACTCTGGTTAAACACACTAGTCTTATCTGTCTACTGTGAAAAGCAtttgatgttttatttaatgaagatatctgttattttaaatcaatcTGATATTATGTCGGTACAATGTAGCTTCTGTAGTGAACTACTTTCCCCCACATTTTTGTAGCTTAGCTCACTACATTTCTAGTGGTGGTAGCTTTAGTGTAGTGAAGCTTGATTTATGGTTGAGTAGCTGATAGCTTAGCTCACTAAATTTTACAAGTAGCTCGCCCAACACTGCTcaaatatctattgagctgatctgatgaattgagacagggatcgattgcttctccctgtttacctgGACGGGTTagggttctttttccactgaattttttgaagttgaagttttttccactgttggtttttcaaattcagagtctgattttgatgctgtaaaaattctatattagaaattcgtattcaaactctgatggcacagaaaataACGAGACAGTGAGACGTGAAATTACTGACTCGTCTCCTTTAAGTCTTCCGCCTACATTTCCCATAAACCCACGCCATTGTTTGTTAAGGCTGGACCACAGCTGCTCTCACTGACGACTCTGGCTGTCCGGCGTGATTCGCAGTAATGCAGCCCTTACAGTCTTCATTATTTTGCTTCAAAATGAAATACACACTTGGCTGAATCTACGCGGTGAACGGTGTGGAAATAGGGGAACATGAAATGGAGATCACGCGGACCAGGCCGTCCTTGTATGGAGAAATCGGTAAGTAGCTTACAGTTGGTGACTAACAGTAACCCAAGACAACAGTTTATAAAAAGGTTCAGCGAGTGACTGGATAGGCTTGCTGGATAAAGTTACTGGTAACATTCAGCTTTAATTTAACGAGGACTACATTGGAGAAAACATTTGACGAGAAGCTCGGTCAACCTTTAAGTGGTCGGTGTTAATTTGAGAGCCTGACAGCAAGCTATAAGCTCGTTAGTGGGGAGAGCAGGCTCTGAAGTCCACGTTACAGATTTGCTACAAAACATCGACTGGAATATTATACAGGTCAATGGACTCGATAGCCCATACCTGGTAATGTAATACAGCTGTAATTCCAGATTTGTTTTGACTGTGTTTCCATGGTGATTTAAAATTGAGATTATGCTATGCATGTGCACACAGCATGATTCTCCTTCCGCTGTCTTTTAATTCAGATACCAGTTTCAAGTTTAATAATGAAGACTGTAAGGCATGGGATCTTTCCAGACTTGCATGTTTTAAACTCTcctgctttgtgtgtgtgtgcctgtttgATGTAATGTTTTAGCAGCAGCATTACAATTGAGCTGAAAAGAAATAATAGTGTAGACATCCATAGAGGTGTTTCTCACAACTCCACACCATAGACATGGCGATGAGAGGAGCTCAGTCTTGTTTTGCCTCACATATTTGCAGCTCATGGCCTTGGATTCTGGACAGACCGGTCAGCGGTGCATGAGGCTGCCGCACAGGGCAGAGCCCTCCAGCTACAGCAACTGATTGAGGGAGGAGCAGCGGTTAACATTGTGGCTGTGGACTCCATCACCCCCCTCCACGAGGCATGTATACAGGGTCAAACCCAGTGCGTCAGACTGCTGCTGGACGCTGGTGCGCAGGTCAGATGGTCTCATAAGAGAATCCAATCAAGTTTCTGGCTTTGCTCGCCTTTTTTCTTGTCAGCTCATTGGTGTTTAACCTACAGGTTGATGCCCGAAACATCGACGGCAGCACTCCGCTGTGCGATGCCTGTGCAGCCGGTAGCCTGGACTGTGTCAAACTGCTGTTACAGTATGGAGCAACTGTCAATCCTCCACTGTTCACCTTCTCCCCTCTTCATGAGGCATGCATGGGTGGTACGTCTTCCTTCCTGTGGCATGGACCACTACGAAGAAGCAAACTTTGAGGAAGATATGATCACAGTGATGTTAGACAGAAGTGATTCACAACTGTGGAATATGCATCCCAAACTGCACTGACTTCTCAATCGGGAAAATAACCTATATTAACCCAGACATTGCATATAGAGAGATTATTTATTGATcaaattgagttttttttaagtaacttATACATGAATTATTACACGGGTCATATTTAAGGTCAAAACTGAATGTAAGGGACAAACCCATATTTATTGCTCCAGTTATTGGGTTAAACCAGCGCAGGCAGGAGCTACTTGTTTTGATATTGGCGTTTACAGGTGCCAATATTTCCAAATGACAGACGGATAACTGGCATTTGTAAATGGAAAGGCACCCTGCTCTGGAATAGTCTATCTATAAACTGTTCCAATGATTTCTTGTCTTTCACATTAGGTAATTCAGATTGTGTTCAGCTCATGATTGATCGAGGAGCTTTCATGGAGGCGCATGACTGTCACTATGGGACACCACTTCATGTAGCCTGTGCCAGGCAACATTACGACTGCGCCAAAGTACTCCTCGTTGCAGGTGAGTTGAGGTTTGTCCTCTGCTCATCAAGGTTGTAAGAAAATGACTGTAAATGTCATATGTGATATGTTTTTGGGGTAAGAGCATGGGTATGGATGACACTTCTCAAAGCCAAGAGAAGATACAGAgaattttctattttctttccaAAGGGGCAAATGTGAACGCTGCCAAGCTCCATGAGACCGCTCTTCATCATGCAGCTAAAACAAAGAACACCGATCTGATAGAGCTACTGGTGGAGTTTGGGGGTAATTTATTTTCCAGAGATAACCTCAACAAAAGGCCCATTCACTACACCAGTGTGGGATCTCCCTCTTACCTCTGCTTTGAGTTCTATGAGAGTAAGTGCAATTAGCGTCCGTCCTGTGACTTTTGTTGTATTATAGCTCCAGTGAAATATAACgtgttgctgtttttcttccttaGATACCCCACTCAGTCTACAGCAGCTCAGCAGAGTGATTTTGAGGAGGGCTCTTGGCACAAGAGCCCAAGAAGTTGTTTCCAAGCTGGGTTTGCCCAAGCGCATCATAAGCTTTCTGTCTCACAATCCCCCTTCTGTTATTGATATTTAATCTCATTTCATAAACTTTAGCGCAGATCTTCGCAGGTTAAATGGTGTTTATTgacatctgctgctgctgtggttaGCTCTCCAGAGTCATGACAGGATGTTGACGTTTGCAGAGGTAGCGCCTGTCTCAGCACATCCAGACTAGAGGTGTAGTGCACTACTGTagagcaattaaaaaaaataaaataataataattaagacTGAAAGTCGCATTAAAGAGTTTTTTTAATGCGACTGCTCATTGTTAAAGCCAAAAGATCAAAGGAGTTGATTTAATTCGTTTGGCTCATTTAACTCTTATTTGAAGACCGTGTGGGTGCACAGTCTCTTCTCTGTGCACCTGTTTACACTTGTTACAAGCAGCTTAGATCCATGTTTGAAATCTGTATTGGTACATGGAGTCTGGTGGTCTCGTGTGGAGTTGCTCAACTGAGCCACGGTTCAATGAGTTAGCTTAAGTGAACAAACCCGTGTGGGTTAGCAGGGCCTTGAAAAAACACCACCGATCATTTCACATTACTTGGATCCAGTCATGTTGGAACCTGTAATATATTATCATGATCTTACTCAATACTGTTCAATTTCACCCTAGATCTTGTAATGCTAAATTGAAGTTACTCTTGTGGTATCATTACTAGGAGTATATTATTGTATGTACTTGTACATATTCTGTAactattatttattttgatgtaaatttgtaaatattacagatGGTTCTGCCTCTAAAGTTTATGTAAATAAATGGACCACCACCAGATGAATTTGAAAATCATATTTGTTGTTGTGTGTTAAACTTAAACTAAATGCATCGCATTGCAAAACTGACCAtagatttttgcttatttttggTTATCTGTAAATGATTCAAAGGACAGCCCTTGTCAAAACTACCTtcattacaatttttttttttttacatgcattCAAAACTGCAACACAATATGCTTGAAAATGCAAAGAAACCCTCCTGGAACTTCGGGGACAATGCATCACAAATGAAAACTGTTCTGTTAACATTGAAAAAGAAATGCTCAGTTATGGAGCTCAGCATGCAGGCGCACTGGTACAGACCctcataaaaacatttttaattcaaCAGTGAGACTTCCAGGATCCCTTCGAAGACCTGAAGAATTGGTTGATTCGAAACAAACCTGGTAATGCTCAACGGGACCAGACACAAAACACAGTGAAAACTCTTCCAACTACCAGTGAATGTGAATCATAATATGAATTCAAATGCTATCAGGACAGCAACCTTTAAAATAAAGGGTAGTTAGTCAGTGACATCACATCGTTTAGTTAAAAGCAACTACGGTCATGTCTTATACTGAACCTGAGACCCGTACactttatgaataaataaattcttCCTCATTTGCACAAAGGCATGACTGAACACgagaagctgctgcagaacctgAAAACTGTCACGTGAAAGGAACGTTTGAGACTGAACAACATGCACAAAGATGTTATGCCAAACCACGTAATATCAGCGTATTGGCAGCGAGTTTGTCCACTGGCTGTCAGTGTTTTTACGTGCTGGATTTTTAAAACTGAGCTGAAATAtttataaagacacaaaattCATATAAAAAATGATAGAGGCAGAGGCATCAAAtgataaaaattgaaaaaaatggcatcaaggagatgcaaagcaaccaagatcagaacaaagaaaaatgtcCTGTGTGAGATGCAAAGTGACCTTGtggagaaataaaaatatatatacagtatatatccCTAAaatttgtaagtcactttggataaaagcgtctgcaaaatgcataaacatatagATGCAAAGTACAGAAATTGGGCCCACAGTGTTACCAAAATGATGCAAAAAATAGTGAGACACAAGATGAGCAAAATATGAAACAAAATGGCCACAGAGAGCcagccaaaaacaaaacaacacaaacaacacTAAAGAATGTCAAACATCTGGAAGATAGACAATGGGACACGAAACAAACACAAGATATCAGCATAATTTGTCACTGTTATATAACCCATTTCTTAAGATTGTCCCAGTAAAAACAAGCAGGAACCCCTAACATTATTATGCCAACAGGCCTGATATGATTGAAGGCAACAAAGACTAATCCTAATTCATAAACAATTATGAAAAGGTGTTTTTTATGAGCTGACTGTAAAAATGGTTAATTCAGTGTATTTCCATTAGAAACTAACTTTAGTATTTTTGTGCCCCATAGGAGTCTCCATTAAGTATAAAAGGGGAGCAGCATGCTAAACAAGTCAAGAAAAATATACTTACAATGTAGC
This genomic interval from Odontesthes bonariensis isolate fOdoBon6 chromosome 7, fOdoBon6.hap1, whole genome shotgun sequence contains the following:
- the asb13b gene encoding ankyrin repeat and SOCS box protein 13; protein product: MEITRTRPSLYGEIAHGLGFWTDRSAVHEAAAQGRALQLQQLIEGGAAVNIVAVDSITPLHEACIQGQTQCVRLLLDAGAQVDARNIDGSTPLCDACAAGSLDCVKLLLQYGATVNPPLFTFSPLHEACMGGNSDCVQLMIDRGAFMEAHDCHYGTPLHVACARQHYDCAKVLLVAGANVNAAKLHETALHHAAKTKNTDLIELLVEFGGNLFSRDNLNKRPIHYTSVGSPSYLCFEFYENTPLSLQQLSRVILRRALGTRAQEVVSKLGLPKRIISFLSHNPPSVIDI